In one window of Bdellovibrio bacteriovorus W DNA:
- a CDS encoding acyl-CoA dehydrogenase domain-containing protein (COG1960 Acyl-CoA dehydrogenases) produces MKNFFQDGPRLSNTFESDPLLKNFIQSFIPKEIQKSVTDHLQHLGALASQDMLKWAHDAESHPPIHRPYDPWGRRIDEIDTSAGWKSLERLAAQEGIVATAYDRSHGAFSRVYQMALLYLYSPSSAIFSCPLAMTDGAARAIELYGSDALKARALPHLLSRDPQKFWTAGQWMTERTGGSDVSGTSTVAQKFSGDSLFAADHALTGTKWFTSATTSQMALTLARPEGALEGSKGLALYYLELRNSHDQLNNIEIHRLKDKLGTRALPTAELSLQQTPALQLGDAGEGVRRIASVLNITRIYNSICALGHMRRCLDLIQDYSRRRKAFGKLLKDHPLHAQTLENLETTFQNSFYFSMFVAHLLGSEEVGEISSSQRVLLRVLTPILKLYTAKKCIHIASEVVEMFGGAGYIEDTGIPRLLRDAQVFAIWEGTTNVLSLDMLRAFEKEQALPVLSEIFAKSPAQANPQFIKALEELNFVVAASKSPLDLEVNARRLAFLVGDLISIHAQTILK; encoded by the coding sequence ATGAAAAATTTCTTCCAAGACGGCCCTCGCCTATCTAATACATTCGAGTCGGATCCCCTTTTAAAGAATTTCATACAATCTTTTATTCCAAAAGAAATTCAAAAAAGTGTGACTGATCATTTACAACACTTAGGAGCATTGGCTTCTCAAGATATGCTCAAGTGGGCGCACGATGCCGAATCCCACCCGCCCATTCATCGTCCCTATGATCCTTGGGGCCGACGAATCGACGAGATTGATACTTCTGCTGGTTGGAAGTCTCTTGAAAGACTTGCGGCTCAAGAAGGCATTGTTGCTACGGCCTACGATCGCTCCCACGGAGCGTTCTCAAGGGTTTACCAGATGGCCCTGCTTTACCTTTACTCTCCAAGCTCTGCAATCTTTTCCTGTCCTTTAGCAATGACCGATGGAGCCGCGCGAGCAATTGAACTCTACGGCTCCGATGCGTTGAAAGCGAGAGCCTTGCCTCACCTCCTCTCAAGAGATCCTCAAAAGTTTTGGACAGCAGGTCAGTGGATGACAGAACGCACAGGGGGCTCTGACGTCAGCGGCACTTCTACTGTCGCCCAAAAGTTCAGTGGAGATTCTCTCTTTGCAGCAGACCATGCTCTCACTGGTACAAAATGGTTCACTTCTGCCACTACATCACAAATGGCTCTGACTTTGGCGCGCCCGGAAGGGGCTCTCGAGGGTTCCAAAGGACTTGCTCTATATTATCTGGAACTCCGCAATTCACATGATCAGCTTAACAACATTGAAATTCATCGTCTTAAAGACAAATTAGGAACTCGCGCTCTTCCAACAGCGGAGCTCAGTCTTCAGCAAACCCCTGCACTGCAACTTGGCGATGCCGGAGAGGGCGTTCGCCGTATCGCCAGCGTCTTAAATATTACACGAATTTATAACTCCATCTGCGCCCTTGGTCATATGCGCCGCTGTTTGGATCTCATTCAAGACTATTCTCGTCGGAGAAAAGCATTCGGCAAGCTTCTTAAAGATCATCCACTCCATGCGCAAACTCTTGAGAATTTAGAGACGACATTTCAGAACAGCTTCTACTTCTCTATGTTCGTAGCTCATCTTCTGGGAAGCGAAGAGGTTGGAGAAATCTCATCGTCTCAACGAGTTCTACTCAGAGTTCTCACGCCTATTTTAAAGTTATATACCGCTAAAAAATGTATCCACATTGCCAGTGAAGTGGTGGAAATGTTTGGCGGTGCTGGATATATTGAGGATACAGGTATTCCACGTCTTTTGAGAGACGCTCAAGTCTTCGCGATTTGGGAAGGAACGACGAATGTATTGTCTCTTGATATGCTAAGAGCTTTTGAAAAAGAGCAAGCGTTGCCAGTTTTAAGTGAAATCTTCGCAAAATCTCCAGCCCAAGCAAACCCTCAATTCATAAAGGCACTAGAAGAGCTGAATTTCGTTGTAGCGGCTTCTAAGTCACCACTTGATCTTGAAGTAAATGCTCGCAGATTGGCTTTTTTGGTTGGCGATCTAATCTCAATTCACGCACAAACTATCTTAAAATAA